A single genomic interval of Salinarchaeum sp. IM2453 harbors:
- a CDS encoding methyl-accepting chemotaxis protein → MSWFQLGTLLATEQDVKQKDAQSGGGDNSSEELKESSQKEAKQSNEIGQTGTNIENSDESSASSETRESAQEDPEEQFSTKMIINGLDEPAVIVNTSGFITHLNDLAIDLFAVNREKAIGQQPYDLIHPHSSATNQVAKVLRDSQPIKNQEETFLVDGDEISVRRSTIPLYDESGNISGAIQTIYDITAEKKREQQLAALEEYEEEVTNNLEEALHNLAEGDLTVSMTVPEPDEDFEEINHAYEDFRQMSDALDETVESFGGVFATLEGLVDTLEDKSQELRANTEEVTSTIQQINASSREMTNGAEDLAEQTDTVDQAVAQLSASIEEISATASEIDNEAEKAGELAHEGVEEGSEAIDQILGATKTADNIMDEMAELESKMEEVDEILDVITDIADQTNLLALNANIEAARAGEAGDGFAVVADEVKALAEESQEQAEEIESIIAGVKEQTGEVSSGLKEANKEIHNGAEAVEVVVERLNRIETAVETTSRGASEVSSAVGQQAENADEVSQIVDEAASLSEEISASMAEVESGVDQQVQAMDQTAQLADSLAQTSENLHDRIEEFDYES, encoded by the coding sequence ATGAGTTGGTTTCAGCTGGGGACATTATTAGCGACTGAACAGGACGTCAAACAGAAAGATGCGCAATCGGGGGGAGGGGACAACTCATCTGAAGAATTAAAAGAATCTAGCCAGAAAGAGGCAAAACAATCAAACGAAATAGGGCAGACGGGAACAAACATTGAGAACTCGGATGAAAGTAGTGCCTCAAGTGAAACAAGGGAGTCCGCCCAAGAAGATCCAGAGGAACAGTTCTCAACAAAAATGATCATTAATGGGTTAGACGAGCCAGCGGTAATTGTAAATACAAGTGGTTTTATTACGCATTTAAATGATCTCGCCATTGATTTATTCGCAGTTAACCGTGAGAAGGCTATTGGTCAACAACCGTATGACCTGATTCATCCACACAGCAGCGCAACAAATCAAGTTGCAAAGGTCCTACGGGACAGCCAACCGATTAAAAACCAAGAAGAGACATTCCTTGTTGATGGCGATGAGATTTCGGTGCGTCGGAGTACCATACCGCTATACGACGAATCCGGGAATATATCTGGGGCAATTCAAACAATCTATGATATAACTGCCGAGAAAAAGAGAGAACAGCAGCTTGCAGCACTTGAGGAATATGAGGAAGAGGTAACAAATAATCTTGAAGAAGCACTTCACAATCTTGCTGAGGGTGACCTGACTGTATCGATGACCGTCCCAGAGCCAGATGAAGACTTCGAAGAGATTAATCACGCGTACGAAGACTTCCGTCAAATGAGTGATGCATTAGATGAAACAGTTGAATCGTTTGGAGGTGTATTTGCTACCTTAGAGGGTCTTGTAGATACACTCGAAGATAAGAGCCAAGAACTACGAGCAAATACCGAGGAGGTAACAAGCACAATCCAGCAGATCAACGCATCCAGCCGAGAAATGACAAATGGAGCTGAAGATTTAGCAGAGCAAACGGATACGGTTGATCAGGCAGTCGCTCAACTATCTGCTTCGATTGAAGAAATTTCAGCAACAGCAAGTGAAATCGACAATGAGGCAGAAAAAGCAGGAGAACTCGCTCATGAAGGTGTTGAAGAAGGATCCGAAGCGATTGATCAGATTCTCGGAGCAACAAAAACGGCAGACAACATTATGGACGAAATGGCAGAATTGGAATCAAAAATGGAAGAAGTCGATGAGATTCTTGATGTTATCACAGACATTGCTGATCAGACAAACTTGCTAGCTCTGAACGCAAATATTGAAGCAGCACGGGCTGGAGAAGCAGGAGATGGATTTGCAGTTGTTGCTGATGAAGTGAAGGCTCTTGCCGAAGAATCACAGGAACAAGCTGAAGAGATTGAAAGCATTATTGCGGGAGTAAAAGAGCAGACAGGCGAGGTTTCGTCTGGATTAAAGGAAGCAAACAAAGAGATTCACAACGGAGCTGAAGCCGTGGAGGTTGTTGTTGAACGACTTAATCGAATTGAGACAGCAGTCGAAACAACAAGCCGAGGGGCGTCGGAAGTGAGCAGTGCAGTCGGACAACAAGCTGAAAACGCAGATGAAGTTAGCCAAATCGTTGATGAAGCAGCCTCGCTTAGCGAAGAAATCAGTGCATCAATGGCAGAGGTTGAATCAGGCGTTGACCAACAGGTTCAAGCAATGGATCAAACAGCCCAGCTGGCCGACTCATTAGCTCAAACGAGCGAGAATCTACATGACCGGATTGAAGAATTCGACTACGAAAGCTAA